From the Phyllobacterium sp. T1293 genome, the window CGGTGGCTTTGTTGCTTTTCAGCCTGGCCGGGTTCCTTGTGCTTTATTTCCTGCAGCGGTTCCAGGGGGCTCTGCCCTTTAATCCTGCGGGGATGACAGCAACAGAGCCAACCCTCGCATTCAACACAGCCATCAGCTTTGTAACAAATACCAACTGGCAGAATTATGGCGGCGAGAGCACGATGTCGTATCTCGTGCAGATGGCTGGCCTCACCGTACAGAACTTTGTCTCTGCAGCGACAGGCATAGCCATCGCTGTTGCGTTGATCCGGGGCTTCGCCAGAGCATCCGGCAATTCCATTGGCAATTTCTGGGTCGATCTGACGAGAGCGACACTCTACATTCTATTGCCTATCTGCATCGTCCTGACGCTTGTTTATGTTTATCTCGGTGTTCCGCAGACCCTTGGGACCTATGTCGAGGCGACGACGCTGGAAGGGGCCAAGCAGACGATCGCGGTTGGCCCGGTCGCTTCGCAGCTCGCTATCAAGATGCTCGGCACCAATGGCGGCGGCTTCTTCAATGTCAATTCCGCTCATCCATTCGAAAATCCCGATGCAATTTCCAACTTCCTCCAGATGGCTTCAATCTTTGTGATTGGTGCAGCATTGACCAACGTGTTTGGCCGTATGGTCGGCAATCAGCGTCAGGGCTGGGCGATCTTCGCTGCCATGGGCATATTGTTCCTGGCGGGTGTGACCATTTGCTATTGGGGTGAAGCCGCCGGCAACCCGCTGGTCCACTCCCTTGGTATTGATGGCGGCAATATGGAAGGCAAAGAGGCGCGTTTCGGCATCGCCCTATCTTCTCTCTTTGCTGTGATTACCACGGCTGCCTCGTGTGGCGCAGTCAATGCCATGCATGACAGTTTCATGGCGATCAGCGGCATGATCCCACTCATCAATATGATGCTGGGCGAGGTGGTTATCGGCGGCGTCGGTGCCGGTCTTTACGGTATCCTGCTTTATGTGATCATTGCAGTCTTCGTGGCTGGCCTGATGGTTGGCCGTACGCCTGAGTATCTTGGCAAGAAGATCGAAGCGAAGGAAGTCAAGATGGCCATGCTGGCTGTCCTGTGCCTGCCTTTGGCAATGTTGGGTTTTACAGCCATTGCCAGTGTACTGCCATCAGCAGTTGCTTCTGTCGCCAATGCTGGTCCTCACGGCTTTTCCGAGATTCTTTATGCCTACACATCTGCCGCAGCCAATAACGGTTCGGCCTTTGGCGGGCTCTCGGGTAACACCCCCTGGTACAACATCACTCTCGGCATCGGCATGTGGATGGGCCGCTTCTTTGTCATCATCCCGGCTCTGGCCATCGCTGGCTCGCTGGTAGCGAAGAAGACTGTTCCGGAATCCGCGGGCACTTTCCCGACCCATGGTGGGCTGTTCGTTGGTTTGCTGGTGGGTGTGATCCTGATTGTTGGCGGCCTCACATTCTTCCCGGCACTCGCTGTCGGACCGATTGTCGAGCATCTCGCCATCGGTCTTGGCCAGACATTCTGATGGAGCGTCCAATGCGTCATGGCTATCTGCAATTCAACGCTCATGCCCGCGCCCGAAAGCTGGCGCGGGGGGCAGCCAAACGTGTGCGGGCTTCCGATATCGTCCTCGGCATGATGCTGGCGACGCTTGTTGTCTGGCTCATCGCATACGCATTTATTCACATGGTTACGCCGGTCTGATCGACCGCTGTTCAGTCACAACTGGAGTCTCAAATGAGCCAGTCCAAATCCGCGAGCCTAATGGACGCTCGCATATTATTACCAGCCGTCGGAGGCGCTTTCAAAAAGCTTGATCCGCGCACTCTTGCCAGAAATCCGGTGATGTTCGTCGTCGCTGTGGTTTCGGCGCTGACGACGATTTTGTTCATAAAGGACATCATCGCTGGCGGTCATGACCTCAGTTTCTCGTTTCAGATCATAGTGTGGCTATGGTTTACGGTGCTTTTTGCGAATTTTGCCGAAGCGGTCGCGGAAGGCCGTGGTAAGGCACAGGCCGATTCATTGCGCAAGGCCCGTACAGAAACCCAAGCAAAGCTCTTGTCGGGTGAAGGCCGCACCAATTTCAAACTGGTTCCGGGCACCAGCCTCAAGGTTGGAGATGTCGTTCTGGTTGACGCTGGCGACATCATCCCATCAGACGGCGAAGTTGTTGAAGGCATCGCGTCAGTCAATGAATCAGCAATAACAGGCGAATCTGCACCGGTCATCCGGGAATCCGGTGGTGATCGATCCGCGGTAACAGGTGGTACGCAGGTGCTGTCCGATTGGCTTCGTGTCCGCATCACGGCAGCAGCCGGTTCAACATTCATCGACCGGATGATTGCGCTCGTTGAAGGCGCTGAACGTCAAAAGACACCCAATGAGATTGCTCTCAACATTCTCCTTGCAGGCATGACGCTTATATTCGTGTTGGCAACGGCGACTATTCCAAGCTTTGCGTCCTATGCGGGCGGCGCAATTCCTGTTGTGGTGCTCGTCGCTTTGTTCGTGACGCTTATTCCGACCACGATCGGTGCATTGCTCTCAGCCATCGGTATTGCCGGTATGGACAGGCTCATCCAGTTCAATGTGCTTGCGATGTCTGGCCGTGCGGTTGAAGCAGCTGGTGATGTGGATACATTGCTGCTTGATAAGACCGGCACCATTACTTTCGGTAACCGTCAAGCCACCGAGTTCAGTCCGGTAAAGGGTGTGAGTGAACAGGAACTTGCCGATGCAGCTCAACTTGCATCGCTCGCTGACGAAACTCCTGAGGGACGCTCCATCGTGGTGCTGGCCAAGGAAAAATACGGAATCCGTGCGCGCGATATGGCGACCTTGCACGCCACATTTGTGCCATTCACAGCAC encodes:
- the kdpA gene encoding potassium-transporting ATPase subunit KdpA translates to MTLNGWLQILVYCGIIILLVKPLGGYMTRVFNGDRTFLSPLLVPVERGLYKIAGTNERDEQHWTTYTVALLLFSLAGFLVLYFLQRFQGALPFNPAGMTATEPTLAFNTAISFVTNTNWQNYGGESTMSYLVQMAGLTVQNFVSAATGIAIAVALIRGFARASGNSIGNFWVDLTRATLYILLPICIVLTLVYVYLGVPQTLGTYVEATTLEGAKQTIAVGPVASQLAIKMLGTNGGGFFNVNSAHPFENPDAISNFLQMASIFVIGAALTNVFGRMVGNQRQGWAIFAAMGILFLAGVTICYWGEAAGNPLVHSLGIDGGNMEGKEARFGIALSSLFAVITTAASCGAVNAMHDSFMAISGMIPLINMMLGEVVIGGVGAGLYGILLYVIIAVFVAGLMVGRTPEYLGKKIEAKEVKMAMLAVLCLPLAMLGFTAIASVLPSAVASVANAGPHGFSEILYAYTSAAANNGSAFGGLSGNTPWYNITLGIGMWMGRFFVIIPALAIAGSLVAKKTVPESAGTFPTHGGLFVGLLVGVILIVGGLTFFPALAVGPIVEHLAIGLGQTF
- the kdpB gene encoding potassium-transporting ATPase subunit KdpB, which gives rise to MSQSKSASLMDARILLPAVGGAFKKLDPRTLARNPVMFVVAVVSALTTILFIKDIIAGGHDLSFSFQIIVWLWFTVLFANFAEAVAEGRGKAQADSLRKARTETQAKLLSGEGRTNFKLVPGTSLKVGDVVLVDAGDIIPSDGEVVEGIASVNESAITGESAPVIRESGGDRSAVTGGTQVLSDWLRVRITAAAGSTFIDRMIALVEGAERQKTPNEIALNILLAGMTLIFVLATATIPSFASYAGGAIPVVVLVALFVTLIPTTIGALLSAIGIAGMDRLIQFNVLAMSGRAVEAAGDVDTLLLDKTGTITFGNRQATEFSPVKGVSEQELADAAQLASLADETPEGRSIVVLAKEKYGIRARDMATLHATFVPFTAQSRMSGVDIDGSSIRKGAVEAVLSYVDLSTVATGATRASSETVRELQAIADQIAKAGGTPLAVVRDGKLLGVIHLKDIVKGGIRERFAELRRMGIRTVMITGDNALTAAAIAAEAGVDDFLAQATPENKLSLIRDEQSKGKLVAMCGDGTNDAPALAQADVGVAMNTGTVAAREAGNMVDLDSDPTKLIEIVGIGKQLLMTRGALTTFSIANDIAKYFAIIPAMFLAFYPQLAALNIMGLQTPQSAILSAIIFNALIIVALIPLSLKGVKYRAVGAGALLSRNLLIYGLGGVIVPFVGIKAIDVVITSLGLV